The following proteins come from a genomic window of Excalfactoria chinensis isolate bCotChi1 chromosome 6, bCotChi1.hap2, whole genome shotgun sequence:
- the KNDC1 gene encoding kinase non-catalytic C-lobe domain-containing protein 1 isoform X1, which yields MEAAAEDGFYEEVEVNCYDFEPLPTLLEDEENVSLADILSLRDSCLTEQDIWAICLECCHSLKSIAHSAIFQTLCITPDTLAFNTNGNVCFMEQLSDDPEGAFVPPEFDITGNTFEVHIYSLGATLKAAIEYIVEPETESEFGQDLHTLLEQMQEENPEDRPDIESILSLCEEKLKIASSSSICRSLSAVGRRVLSIESFGASQDACDNMWKGRVFQKSLGSKLYSNEICNIGDSPAAEDVAATCHKDSSVVPVVTGRESSLKETQIDLDNEKTQHSLLTTEEKKSKEDKHVVYTDGFASVALDIKSCDNDLQRDGVFKKGSLRKIKTFPKLPLEPTETNHFFTSVTNSGPLARKNPLLMHESLPLDNNNEVRFSKGNLNSLAINSPSKTEPKHHQVTDLHLEASCVRTQVSGMNLEEHISLINGKKIGFISSDRKEDCSDATSEVSNTAVMLKSPNLSITGAKKLDNCMTLEDCTETSQGSNDNSLLHFNKMTSVLTTKPSGSRYGSNLIRSPELSSGALSVNNNEDNLCGGRGSEIRSNEQWISLKLLLSWYGKPLKDHELWALCHECLRTLHTCTDYPVILCLDTVLLDCHGRVLFTAPKAEESCDLIYLAPEIEEEDVDTEKVCIYGVAAVLWMAAKYSISPNHKLTLPRKLKNLLLDMAKKNPEERPSVADAIKTCSHYLLEQGVNSKNILALLNKSVFKAVEEDITSSPNNVAFEIENEKLEMNPSESSLGFMPITSESKLIAVKGPVPCQISGQTALPVAFTSPATHFKPIILQQNANITKEVHIPPTEKFKEKLRKEKSTDCNKSEYVECPKSYGIKDTDVVETTSEIPECHLQVPGHSFQMSLEKEKPGNVFTSDSSRILQARKNLSEVPSSSLTSLKSPNSLHINNIILKQNSEKRVLTFVPVHLAVSEQIPNKPLHSRVASDCSHSLPVLLSSTIASYRLSMQTENDSSLLKVQNCMTVNTQNAFEINDQVLQNNCQDIEGATNTGSTFSEQGLTSCTSVGGEAFCDFDEEVLSQQSRTNDSLLQKVVHLIQEEFAFDGYLENGVEVFDMGNFILALKEIEFSMFSDKICEKFCDLYWDEKLLENLYQVVNGERASPLRITEADDSKCGGVFQDLKKSDSFLASSDHTEGGGEATFEVKDDLMINTSLAEMNLNEMPLDNYIKESWLQNTIPIEKDGQCLQSNGYCIGPDFAEENAEPGEEAVIKTAENSYVVPSNPPDFHGCSPGWSSAFYGAECFDSEVHSYIKNLGKQKSNESQSIDAKKVELEQLLMMETKNYRKTMKFYQKLLQKERRNKGPETKSMLPKLRGQLQEMKSRVQFLELVKKCVQIMYAEQWGVETSILPTIIHNGRTDTMDVTPTDESSVLVYYNTEKHKCNNQNGIRVLQAGTPHGLMAYLYSRNAFLEGYVQQFLYTFRYFCTQEEFLQFILDRISSTLSSASLDPSSSLTKICNRSFCILQAWIEDCYNVDFATNVNLLHTLKEFISSKVAPLNGYGEHLLTLLEDASARKCGSSQQCSSMENGEEEEEEDRKTLHSICKKLSEDMFRKNFNWKLSKGMGPIAHYQRERLHTISSVLPKPCYSSFTEEFPVSFAKADEVGPYLLTEYSVQQLCCQLTLLQQELFHKCHPVHFLNSRALGVKDKCAAVQKAAATEEGSFKVCNLFLSKCIQDQYLIQLLRNADSVSTWVAAEIVTCHTSKLQVSLLSKFLLIAKSCYEQRNFATAMQILAGLENLIVRQLPAWKILPAKVAEIIEELKAVEVFLKSDSLCLMEGERFKTLPTIPSAHVLAMHVQQLETGGFTMTNGAHKWTKLRNIAKVVSQVHAFQENPYTFTPDYKLQSYLRQRITCFKDADISALAADNCANFHHIPAEKHSRKIQDTLRRMKATFQ from the exons gTGCACATTTACTCTTTGGGTGCAACATTGAAAGCAGCTATTGAGTATATAGTAGAACCAGAGACAGAATCAGAATTTGGGCAAGATCTGCATACTCTCTTGGAACAAATGCAAGAGGAGAATCCTGAAGATAGGCCAGATAttgag AGTATTTTGTCATTAtgtgaggaaaaactgaagattGCTTCATCAAGTAGTATTTGTCGAAGCCTGTCTGCTGTTGGAAGAAGGGTTCTTTCAATTGAATCATTTGGTGCTTCTCAAG ATGCCTGTGATAACATGTGGAAAGGAAGAGTGTTTCAGAAAAGTTTGGGATCTAAGTTATACTCAAATGAGATATGCAACATAGGTGATTCGCCTGCAGCAGAAGATGTGGCAGCTACTTGTCATAAGGACTCTTCTGTAGTTCCTGTGGTGACTGGCAGAGAAAGTAGCTTAAAGGAAACGCAAATTGATCTGGATAATGAGAAAACTCAACATTCTCTACTTacaactgaagagaaaaagagcaaagaggaCAAACACGTAGTATATACTGATGGTTTTGCTAGTGTTGCTTTGGATATAAAATCATGTGATAATGACCTGCAGAGAGATGGCGTTTTTAAGAAGGGTTCTTTGCGAAAAATTAAAACTTTTCCAAAGCTACCACTTGAACCTACAGAAACAAATCACTTTTTTACATCTGTAACCAACAGTGGACCACTAGCTAGGAAAAATCCTTTGCTTATGCATGAGTCACTACCTCTAGACAATAATAATGAGGTTCGTTTTTCTAAGGGAAATCTTAATTCACTTGCTATTAATAGTCCATCAAAAACAGAACCAAAGCATCACCAGGTTACTGATCTTCATTTAGAAGCTTCTTGTGTGCGTACACAAGTGTCTGGCATGAATCTAGAAGAACACATATCACTTATTAATGGTAAAAAGATAGGTTTTATTTCATCTGATCGTAAAGAAGATTGTTCTGATGCTACCTCTGAAGTGTCCAATACAGCTGTTATGCTAAAAAGCCCAAATCTATCGATTACTGGAGCAAAAAAGCTAGACAATTGCATGACATTGGAAGACTGTACTGAAACTTCTCAAGGGTCAAATGACAATTCCTTATTGCACTTTAACAAGATGACTTCAGTGTTAACGACAAAACCCAGTGGGAGCAGATATGGATCAAACCTAATTAGGTCTCCAGAATTAAGCAGCGGTGCATTGAGCGTAAACAATAATGAAGATAATCTGTGTGGAGGCAGAGGGTCAGAAATCAGAAGTAATGAGCAG TGGATTTCTCTAAAACTTCTGTTGTCTTGGTATGGCAAACCTCTGAAAGACCATGAACTCTGGGCCTTATGTCATGAGTGTTTAAGGACTTTACACACTTGCACAGATTATCCAG TGATCTTATGTTTGGACACTGTACTTCTTGACTGCCATGGAAGAGTCCTCTTTACTGCTCCAAAAGCTGAAG aatcCTGTGATTTAATTTACTTAGCTCCTGAAATTGAAGAAGAGGATGTAGATACTGAGAAG GTCTGCATTTATGGtgttgctgcagttctgtggatggcagcaaaatacagcatttcaCCTAATCACAAACTGACCTTgccaagaaaattaaaaaacctTCTTCTGGatatggcaaaaaaaaatcctgaagaaAGACCTTCTGTAGCTGATGCAATTAAG acatgcAGTCATTATTTACTTGAACAAGGagtaaacagcaaaaatattttggcattgttgaataaatctgtttttaag GCTGTTGAGGAAGACATAACCTCTTCTCCAAATAATGTAGCTTttgaaattgaaaatgaaaaacttgAAATGAACCCTTCAGAGTCAAGTCTAG gatTTATGCCTATTACCAGTGAAAGTAAACTTATCGCAGTTAAAGGACCAGTACCATGTCAGATTTCTGGGCAAACTGCATTACCTGTTGCATTCACCTCTCCTGCAACTCACTTTAAGCCTATAATTCTGcagcaaaatgcaaatataaCAAA GGAGGTTCACATACCACCTACTGAAAAATTCAAGGAAAagttgagaaaagaaaaaagcactgaTTGCAACAAATCAGAATATGTAGAATGCCCTAAAAGCTATGGTATCAAGGACACAGATGTAGTTGAAACTACATCTGAAATACCTGAATGTCATTTACAAGTTCCAGGCCACTCATTCCAGATGtctttagaaaaggaaaaaccagGCAATGTGTTTACTTCAGATTCCTCACGTATTctacaagcaagaaaaaatttATCTGAAGTTCCTTCAAGCTCCTTAACTTCTCTTAAATCTCCTAATTCTCTTCATATAAATAACATCATTCTCAAACAGAATTCAGAGAAAAGAGTTTTAACATTTGTACCAGTGCACTTAGCTGTATCAGAGCAAATACCAAATAAACCTCTTCATTCAAGGGTTGCTTCAGATTGCTCTCATAGTTTGCCAGTGCTACTTTCAAGTACTATTGCAAGTTACAGACTCAgcatgcaaacagaaaatgactCCTCACTCCTCAAAGTGCAAAACTGTATGACTGTTAATACACAGAATGCGTTTGAAATAAATGACCAAGTTCTTCAGAACAACTGCCAAGATATCGAAGGTGCTACCAACACAGGCAGTACTTTCTCAGAGCAAGGACTCACATCTTGTACCTCAGTGGGTGGAGAGGCTTTTTGTGATTTTGATGAAGAAGTTCTGTCCcaacagagcagaacaaatgACTCTTTGTTACAGAAAGTGGTTCATCTTATACAAGAGGAGTTTGCCTTTGATGGCTATCTAGAGAATGGAGTTGAAGTTTTTGATATGg gtAACTTCATTTTAGCATTAAAGGAAATTGAATTCAGCATGTTCTCTGACAAAATTTGTGAGAAGTTCTGTGACCTATACTGGGATGAAAAATTACTGGAGAATCTTTATCAAGTAGTAAATGGAGAAAGAGCTTCACCTTTACG CATAACTGAGGCAGATGACTCAAAGTGTGGCGGTGTATTCCAAGATCTGAAAAAATCTGACAGCTTTTTGGCAAGCAGTGATCATACAGAGG gaggaggagaagctaCCTTTGAGGTGAAGGATGATCTTATGATAAATACATCGTTAGCTGAAATGAATTTGAATGAGATGCCCTTGGATAATTACATAAAAGAGTCATGGCTGCAGAATACTATTCCTATAGAAAAAGATGGACAATGTTTACAAAGCAATGGCTATTGTATTGGTCCAgactttgcagaagaaaatgcagagccAGGTGAAGAGGCTGtaataaaaacagctgaaaacagctACGTTGTGCCTTCCAACCCACCTGATTTTCATGGCTGTAGCCCTGGTTGGAGCAGTGCATTTTATGGAGCTGAATGTTTTGATTCAGAAGTTCATAGTTACATTAAAAACcttggaaagcagaaatcaaaTGAATCACAAAGTATAGATGCTAAAAAAGTG GAACTAGAACAATTGCTAATGATGGAGACTAAAAATTACAGAAAGACCATGAAGTTTTACCAGAAACtattgcagaaagaaagaagaaacaaag GTCCTGAAACTAAATCTATGTTGCCCAAGTTGAGAGGACAGCTACAAGAGATGAAATCAAGGGTGCAGTTTCTTGAACTAGTGAAGAAGTGTGTGCAG ATAATGTATGCAGAACAATGGGGTGTGGAAACCAGTATACTTCCTACCATCATTCACAATGGGAGAACTGACACCATGGATGTGACGCCTACAGATGAGTCATCAGTGCTTGTTTACTataacacagaaaaacacaaatgcaaTAATCAAAATGGAATAAGAGTTCTGCAGGCTGGGACACCACATGGTTTAATGGCTTACTTATATTCTAG aaatgcatttttagaaGGCTATGTGCAGCAGTTTCTCTACACATTTCGCTATTTTTGCACACAAGAGGAATTTTTGCAGTTTATTCTTGATCGAATTAGCAGCACTTTATCCAG TGCAAGCCTGGATCCCTCCTCATCACTTACCAAAATATGTAACCGCAGTTTCTGCATCCTGCAGGCTTGGATTGAGGACTGCTACAATGTAGACTTTGCAACAAATGTGAACCTTTTACATACCctaaaagaatttatttcttccaag GTTGCTCCATTAAATGGGTATGGTGAGCATTTGTTGACACTGCTTGAGGATGCTTCTGCCAGGAAATGTGGCAGTTCTCAGCAGTGCTCCAGTATGGAGAATGgtgaagaagaagaggaagaggataGAAAAACATTACACTCTATATGTAAAAAGCTCTCAGAAGATATGTTCAGAAAG aacTTTAACTGGAAACTTTCCAAAGGTATGGGACCAATTGCACATTATCAGAGAGAGCGACTGCACACTATTTCATCGGTTTTGCCAAAGCCTTGCTATAGCAGTTTTACAGAAGAATTCCCAGTCTCCTTTGCTAAAGCAGACGAAGTGGGACCATATCTTTTAACAGAATACAGTGTGCAACAGCTTTGTTGTCAGCTGACATTACTGCAACAG GAATTATTTCATAAATGTCATCCAGTACACTTTCTGAATTCAAGAGCACTTGGCGTTAAAGATAAATGTGCTGCTGTACAGAA AGCCGCCGCTACTGAGGAAGGTTCCTTTAAAGTCTGTAACCTGTTTCTATCAAAGTGTATACAAGACCAGTACCTTATACAATTACTAAGAAATGCAGACAGTGTCAGCACCTGGGTTGCTGCTGAAATTGTAACATGTCATACATCTAAG ctgcaggTGAGCTTGTTATCGAAATTTCTTCTTATAGCGAAGTCCTGCTATGAACAAAGAAATTTTGCTACTGCGATGCAAATCCTAGCAGGCTTGGAAAATCTTATTGTACGACAGTTACCA GCCTGGAAAATTCTACCTGCAAAAGTAGCTGAAATAATAGAAGAACTCAAGGCTGTTGAG GTGTTTCTAAAAAGTGACAGTTTATGTTTGATGGAAGGAGAAAGATTCAAAACACTTCCAACAATTCCATCAGCCCATGTTTTAGCTATGCATGTCCAACAACTTGAAACTGGAGGATTCACAATGACAAATGGAGCTCACAAGTGGACTAAACTTAG aaatatTGCAAAAGTTGTGAGCCAAGTTCATGCATTTCAAGAGAATCCTTATACGTTTACACCGGATTACAAGCTGCAGTCTTACCTCAGACAAAGAATAACTTGCTTTAAGGATGCAGACATTTCTGCTTTGGCAGCTGACAACTGTGCCAACTTCCATCATATTCCAGCAGAAAAACATTCTCGGAAAATTCAGGACACGCTGCGCAGAATGAAGGCAACATTTCAgtaa
- the KNDC1 gene encoding kinase non-catalytic C-lobe domain-containing protein 1 isoform X2, whose protein sequence is MEAAAEDGFYEEVEVNCYDFEPLPTLLEDEENVSLADILSLRDSCLTEQDIWAICLECCHSLKSIAHSAIFQTLCITPDTLAFNTNGNVCFMEQLSDDPEGAFVPPEFDITGNTFEVHIYSLGATLKAAIEYIVEPETESEFGQDLHTLLEQMQEENPEDRPDIESILSLCEEKLKIASSSSICRSLSAVGRRVLSIESFGASQDACDNMWKGRVFQKSLGSKLYSNEICNIGDSPAAEDVAATCHKDSSVVPVVTGRESSLKETQIDLDNEKTQHSLLTTEEKKSKEDKHVVYTDGFASVALDIKSCDNDLQRDGVFKKGSLRKIKTFPKLPLEPTETNHFFTSVTNSGPLARKNPLLMHESLPLDNNNEVRFSKGNLNSLAINSPSKTEPKHHQVTDLHLEASCVRTQVSGMNLEEHISLINGKKIGFISSDRKEDCSDATSEVSNTAVMLKSPNLSITGAKKLDNCMTLEDCTETSQGSNDNSLLHFNKMTSVLTTKPSGSRYGSNLIRSPELSSGALSVNNNEDNLCGGRGSEIRSNEQWISLKLLLSWYGKPLKDHELWALCHECLRTLHTCTDYPVILCLDTVLLDCHGRVLFTAPKAEESCDLIYLAPEIEEEDVDTEKVCIYGVAAVLWMAAKYSISPNHKLTLPRKLKNLLLDMAKKNPEERPSVADAIKTCSHYLLEQGVNSKNILALLNKSVFKAVEEDITSSPNNVAFEIENEKLEMNPSESSLGFMPITSESKLIAVKGPVPCQISGQTALPVAFTSPATHFKPIILQQNANITKEVHIPPTEKFKEKLRKEKSTDCNKSEYVECPKSYGIKDTDVVETTSEIPECHLQVPGHSFQMSLEKEKPGNVFTSDSSRILQARKNLSEVPSSSLTSLKSPNSLHINNIILKQNSEKRVLTFVPVHLAVSEQIPNKPLHSRVASDCSHSLPVLLSSTIASYRLSMQTENDSSLLKVQNCMTVNTQNAFEINDQVLQNNCQDIEGATNTGSTFSEQGLTSCTSVGGEAFCDFDEEVLSQQSRTNDSLLQKVVHLIQEEFAFDGYLENGVEVFDMGNFILALKEIEFSMFSDKICEKFCDLYWDEKLLENLYQVVNGERASPLRITEADDSKCGGVFQDLKKSDSFLASSDHTEGGGEATFEVKDDLMINTSLAEMNLNEMPLDNYIKESWLQNTIPIEKDGQCLQSNGYCIGPDFAEENAEPGEEAVIKTAENSYVVPSNPPDFHGCSPGWSSAFYGAECFDSEVHSYIKNLGKQKSNESQSIDAKKVELEQLLMMETKNYRKTMKFYQKLLQKERRNKGPETKSMLPKLRGQLQEMKSRVQFLELVKKCVQIMYAEQWGVETSILPTIIHNGRTDTMDVTPTDESSVLVYYNTEKHKCNNQNGIRVLQAGTPHGLMAYLYSRNAFLEGYVQQFLYTFRYFCTQEEFLQFILDRISSTLSSASLDPSSSLTKICNRSFCILQAWIEDCYNVDFATNVNLLHTLKEFISSKVAPLNGYGEHLLTLLEDASARKCGSSQQCSSMENGEEEEEEDRKTLHSICKKLSEDMFRKELFHKCHPVHFLNSRALGVKDKCAAVQKAAATEEGSFKVCNLFLSKCIQDQYLIQLLRNADSVSTWVAAEIVTCHTSKLQVSLLSKFLLIAKSCYEQRNFATAMQILAGLENLIVRQLPAWKILPAKVAEIIEELKAVEVFLKSDSLCLMEGERFKTLPTIPSAHVLAMHVQQLETGGFTMTNGAHKWTKLRNIAKVVSQVHAFQENPYTFTPDYKLQSYLRQRITCFKDADISALAADNCANFHHIPAEKHSRKIQDTLRRMKATFQ, encoded by the exons gTGCACATTTACTCTTTGGGTGCAACATTGAAAGCAGCTATTGAGTATATAGTAGAACCAGAGACAGAATCAGAATTTGGGCAAGATCTGCATACTCTCTTGGAACAAATGCAAGAGGAGAATCCTGAAGATAGGCCAGATAttgag AGTATTTTGTCATTAtgtgaggaaaaactgaagattGCTTCATCAAGTAGTATTTGTCGAAGCCTGTCTGCTGTTGGAAGAAGGGTTCTTTCAATTGAATCATTTGGTGCTTCTCAAG ATGCCTGTGATAACATGTGGAAAGGAAGAGTGTTTCAGAAAAGTTTGGGATCTAAGTTATACTCAAATGAGATATGCAACATAGGTGATTCGCCTGCAGCAGAAGATGTGGCAGCTACTTGTCATAAGGACTCTTCTGTAGTTCCTGTGGTGACTGGCAGAGAAAGTAGCTTAAAGGAAACGCAAATTGATCTGGATAATGAGAAAACTCAACATTCTCTACTTacaactgaagagaaaaagagcaaagaggaCAAACACGTAGTATATACTGATGGTTTTGCTAGTGTTGCTTTGGATATAAAATCATGTGATAATGACCTGCAGAGAGATGGCGTTTTTAAGAAGGGTTCTTTGCGAAAAATTAAAACTTTTCCAAAGCTACCACTTGAACCTACAGAAACAAATCACTTTTTTACATCTGTAACCAACAGTGGACCACTAGCTAGGAAAAATCCTTTGCTTATGCATGAGTCACTACCTCTAGACAATAATAATGAGGTTCGTTTTTCTAAGGGAAATCTTAATTCACTTGCTATTAATAGTCCATCAAAAACAGAACCAAAGCATCACCAGGTTACTGATCTTCATTTAGAAGCTTCTTGTGTGCGTACACAAGTGTCTGGCATGAATCTAGAAGAACACATATCACTTATTAATGGTAAAAAGATAGGTTTTATTTCATCTGATCGTAAAGAAGATTGTTCTGATGCTACCTCTGAAGTGTCCAATACAGCTGTTATGCTAAAAAGCCCAAATCTATCGATTACTGGAGCAAAAAAGCTAGACAATTGCATGACATTGGAAGACTGTACTGAAACTTCTCAAGGGTCAAATGACAATTCCTTATTGCACTTTAACAAGATGACTTCAGTGTTAACGACAAAACCCAGTGGGAGCAGATATGGATCAAACCTAATTAGGTCTCCAGAATTAAGCAGCGGTGCATTGAGCGTAAACAATAATGAAGATAATCTGTGTGGAGGCAGAGGGTCAGAAATCAGAAGTAATGAGCAG TGGATTTCTCTAAAACTTCTGTTGTCTTGGTATGGCAAACCTCTGAAAGACCATGAACTCTGGGCCTTATGTCATGAGTGTTTAAGGACTTTACACACTTGCACAGATTATCCAG TGATCTTATGTTTGGACACTGTACTTCTTGACTGCCATGGAAGAGTCCTCTTTACTGCTCCAAAAGCTGAAG aatcCTGTGATTTAATTTACTTAGCTCCTGAAATTGAAGAAGAGGATGTAGATACTGAGAAG GTCTGCATTTATGGtgttgctgcagttctgtggatggcagcaaaatacagcatttcaCCTAATCACAAACTGACCTTgccaagaaaattaaaaaacctTCTTCTGGatatggcaaaaaaaaatcctgaagaaAGACCTTCTGTAGCTGATGCAATTAAG acatgcAGTCATTATTTACTTGAACAAGGagtaaacagcaaaaatattttggcattgttgaataaatctgtttttaag GCTGTTGAGGAAGACATAACCTCTTCTCCAAATAATGTAGCTTttgaaattgaaaatgaaaaacttgAAATGAACCCTTCAGAGTCAAGTCTAG gatTTATGCCTATTACCAGTGAAAGTAAACTTATCGCAGTTAAAGGACCAGTACCATGTCAGATTTCTGGGCAAACTGCATTACCTGTTGCATTCACCTCTCCTGCAACTCACTTTAAGCCTATAATTCTGcagcaaaatgcaaatataaCAAA GGAGGTTCACATACCACCTACTGAAAAATTCAAGGAAAagttgagaaaagaaaaaagcactgaTTGCAACAAATCAGAATATGTAGAATGCCCTAAAAGCTATGGTATCAAGGACACAGATGTAGTTGAAACTACATCTGAAATACCTGAATGTCATTTACAAGTTCCAGGCCACTCATTCCAGATGtctttagaaaaggaaaaaccagGCAATGTGTTTACTTCAGATTCCTCACGTATTctacaagcaagaaaaaatttATCTGAAGTTCCTTCAAGCTCCTTAACTTCTCTTAAATCTCCTAATTCTCTTCATATAAATAACATCATTCTCAAACAGAATTCAGAGAAAAGAGTTTTAACATTTGTACCAGTGCACTTAGCTGTATCAGAGCAAATACCAAATAAACCTCTTCATTCAAGGGTTGCTTCAGATTGCTCTCATAGTTTGCCAGTGCTACTTTCAAGTACTATTGCAAGTTACAGACTCAgcatgcaaacagaaaatgactCCTCACTCCTCAAAGTGCAAAACTGTATGACTGTTAATACACAGAATGCGTTTGAAATAAATGACCAAGTTCTTCAGAACAACTGCCAAGATATCGAAGGTGCTACCAACACAGGCAGTACTTTCTCAGAGCAAGGACTCACATCTTGTACCTCAGTGGGTGGAGAGGCTTTTTGTGATTTTGATGAAGAAGTTCTGTCCcaacagagcagaacaaatgACTCTTTGTTACAGAAAGTGGTTCATCTTATACAAGAGGAGTTTGCCTTTGATGGCTATCTAGAGAATGGAGTTGAAGTTTTTGATATGg gtAACTTCATTTTAGCATTAAAGGAAATTGAATTCAGCATGTTCTCTGACAAAATTTGTGAGAAGTTCTGTGACCTATACTGGGATGAAAAATTACTGGAGAATCTTTATCAAGTAGTAAATGGAGAAAGAGCTTCACCTTTACG CATAACTGAGGCAGATGACTCAAAGTGTGGCGGTGTATTCCAAGATCTGAAAAAATCTGACAGCTTTTTGGCAAGCAGTGATCATACAGAGG gaggaggagaagctaCCTTTGAGGTGAAGGATGATCTTATGATAAATACATCGTTAGCTGAAATGAATTTGAATGAGATGCCCTTGGATAATTACATAAAAGAGTCATGGCTGCAGAATACTATTCCTATAGAAAAAGATGGACAATGTTTACAAAGCAATGGCTATTGTATTGGTCCAgactttgcagaagaaaatgcagagccAGGTGAAGAGGCTGtaataaaaacagctgaaaacagctACGTTGTGCCTTCCAACCCACCTGATTTTCATGGCTGTAGCCCTGGTTGGAGCAGTGCATTTTATGGAGCTGAATGTTTTGATTCAGAAGTTCATAGTTACATTAAAAACcttggaaagcagaaatcaaaTGAATCACAAAGTATAGATGCTAAAAAAGTG GAACTAGAACAATTGCTAATGATGGAGACTAAAAATTACAGAAAGACCATGAAGTTTTACCAGAAACtattgcagaaagaaagaagaaacaaag GTCCTGAAACTAAATCTATGTTGCCCAAGTTGAGAGGACAGCTACAAGAGATGAAATCAAGGGTGCAGTTTCTTGAACTAGTGAAGAAGTGTGTGCAG ATAATGTATGCAGAACAATGGGGTGTGGAAACCAGTATACTTCCTACCATCATTCACAATGGGAGAACTGACACCATGGATGTGACGCCTACAGATGAGTCATCAGTGCTTGTTTACTataacacagaaaaacacaaatgcaaTAATCAAAATGGAATAAGAGTTCTGCAGGCTGGGACACCACATGGTTTAATGGCTTACTTATATTCTAG aaatgcatttttagaaGGCTATGTGCAGCAGTTTCTCTACACATTTCGCTATTTTTGCACACAAGAGGAATTTTTGCAGTTTATTCTTGATCGAATTAGCAGCACTTTATCCAG TGCAAGCCTGGATCCCTCCTCATCACTTACCAAAATATGTAACCGCAGTTTCTGCATCCTGCAGGCTTGGATTGAGGACTGCTACAATGTAGACTTTGCAACAAATGTGAACCTTTTACATACCctaaaagaatttatttcttccaag GTTGCTCCATTAAATGGGTATGGTGAGCATTTGTTGACACTGCTTGAGGATGCTTCTGCCAGGAAATGTGGCAGTTCTCAGCAGTGCTCCAGTATGGAGAATGgtgaagaagaagaggaagaggataGAAAAACATTACACTCTATATGTAAAAAGCTCTCAGAAGATATGTTCAGAAAG GAATTATTTCATAAATGTCATCCAGTACACTTTCTGAATTCAAGAGCACTTGGCGTTAAAGATAAATGTGCTGCTGTACAGAA AGCCGCCGCTACTGAGGAAGGTTCCTTTAAAGTCTGTAACCTGTTTCTATCAAAGTGTATACAAGACCAGTACCTTATACAATTACTAAGAAATGCAGACAGTGTCAGCACCTGGGTTGCTGCTGAAATTGTAACATGTCATACATCTAAG ctgcaggTGAGCTTGTTATCGAAATTTCTTCTTATAGCGAAGTCCTGCTATGAACAAAGAAATTTTGCTACTGCGATGCAAATCCTAGCAGGCTTGGAAAATCTTATTGTACGACAGTTACCA GCCTGGAAAATTCTACCTGCAAAAGTAGCTGAAATAATAGAAGAACTCAAGGCTGTTGAG GTGTTTCTAAAAAGTGACAGTTTATGTTTGATGGAAGGAGAAAGATTCAAAACACTTCCAACAATTCCATCAGCCCATGTTTTAGCTATGCATGTCCAACAACTTGAAACTGGAGGATTCACAATGACAAATGGAGCTCACAAGTGGACTAAACTTAG aaatatTGCAAAAGTTGTGAGCCAAGTTCATGCATTTCAAGAGAATCCTTATACGTTTACACCGGATTACAAGCTGCAGTCTTACCTCAGACAAAGAATAACTTGCTTTAAGGATGCAGACATTTCTGCTTTGGCAGCTGACAACTGTGCCAACTTCCATCATATTCCAGCAGAAAAACATTCTCGGAAAATTCAGGACACGCTGCGCAGAATGAAGGCAACATTTCAgtaa